Proteins from a genomic interval of Musa acuminata AAA Group cultivar baxijiao chromosome BXJ1-9, Cavendish_Baxijiao_AAA, whole genome shotgun sequence:
- the LOC103998842 gene encoding uncharacterized protein LOC103998842 — MRFRPLHSSVAAAAAYKPHPKARLLRRLNPISSMAADPPPPQLESEEDPDERFCAALDRCSFSDPPPLSPTEPIGRPLSGEIRVDRAWAHWNRLGAPKLVVAPMVDNSELPFRMLCRKYGAEAAYTPMLHSRIFSETEKYRSMEFTTCKEDRPLFVQFCANDPDVLLEAAKMVEPYCDYVDINLGCPQRIARRGNYGAFLMDNLPLIKALVQKLSQNLQVPVSCKIRIFPNLQDTIVYARMLEEAGCALLAVHGRTRDEKDGKKFRADWNAIKAVKDAIGIPVLANGNIRHMEDVYNCLDHTGADGVLSAESLLENPALFAGFRTMEPKENNADEIEDNGGLDQADLLVEYLKFCEQYPVPWRMIRSHVHKMLGDWFRIHPQVREELNAQSKLTFKWLHDMVTRLKELGGGIPLYTEEANTAARAATCNS, encoded by the exons ATGAGGTTTCGGCCTTTGCACTcttccgtcgccgccgccgccgcctacaAACCTCACCCCAAGGCCCGCCTTCTCCGCCGCCTAAACCCTATCTCGTCCATGGCCGCCGATCCCCCGCCGCCGCAACTCGAGTCCGAGGAGGACCCTGACGAGCGCTTCTGCGCTGCCCTCGACCGCTGCTCCTTCTCCGACCCGCCCCCGCTGTCGCCGACGGAGCCCATCGGCCGCCCGCTGAGCGGGGAGATCCGGGTCGACCGGGCCTGGGCCCACTGGAATCGGCTGGGCGCTCCCAAGCTCGTAGTCGCGCCCATGGTGGACAACTCCGAGCTGCCGTTCCGGATGCTCTGCAGGAAGTACGGCGCCGAGGCCGCCTACACGCCGATGCTCCACTCGAGGATCTTCTCCGAGACTGAGAAGTACCGGAGCATGGAATTCACCACCTGCAAG GAGGATCGCCCTCTCTTTGTGCAATTCTGTGCGAATGATCCTGATGTTCTTCTGGAAGCAGCAAAAATGGTCGAGCCTTATTGTGATTATGTGGACATAAACCTTGG ATGTCCACAGCGGATTGCCAGGCGAGGGAACTATGGAGCTTTCCTCATGGATAACCTCCCTCTCATAAAAGCACTTGTCCAGAAGCTGTCACAAAATCTTCAAGTTCCAGTTTCATGTAAGATTAGAATATTCCCAAACCTACAAGACACCATAGTATATGCCAGGATGCTTGAAGAGGCTGGTTGTGCTCTCCTAGCTGTTCATGGCCGGACTAGAGATGAGAAGGATGGGAAGAAATTCCGAGCTGATTGGAATGCCATCAAGGCTGTGAAAGATGCCATTGGGATACCTGTGCTCGCCAATGGAAACATACGTCACATGGAAGATGTTTACAACTGTTTGGACCACACAGGCGCTGATGGGGTTCTATCAGCTGAGTCTCTTCTCGAAAATCCAGCTTTATTTGCTGGATTCAGGACAATGGAACCAAAAGAAAATAACGCAGATGAGATTGAGGACAATGGGGGATTGGACCAGGCAGATCTGTTAGTGGAGTATTTGAAGTTCTGTGAACAGTATCCAGTGCCATGGCGAATGATTCGCTCCCATGTCCACAAGATGTTAGGGGATTGGTTCAGGATACATCCTCAAGTAAGAGAGGAACTTAATGCTCAGTCAAAACTGACCTTTAAGTGGCTCCATGATATGGTGACGAGACTCAAAGAACTTGGTGGAGGAATCCCACTTTACACAGAGGAGGCTAATACTGCCGCGAGAGCTGCGACATGCAATTCTTGA